GAACATCAattgctttttcttccctcaCATTGACGGCAGCTGATGAGTTACATACCAAATTTGATAATGCGTGCCTGTGCTGAATCCCTACAATTTCCATCTTGGGTAGGGATgcttgttcaagatgaagcaagcTGCTTTTGGCTGAAAGCTCAAGAACCACGCCTGGCCTATCATGGGCATTATTGCATGTAGGgaactacctaggtataaTGCATGCAGGTAATCATGTTCGCACTAATGAGCTACTtactgtacgtacatacaATTAATTAGGTACCTATCTTACAGTAATATTGGGTCCTgcctgttgatgatgaagttgacgtCGTTGCCGCCTCAGATCTAAACGGACCAATCCCGTCTCTATATCAAAAGTTGAAACAAcccccccctcccccgccaGCAGCCTACCTTAAGGCGGGAAATAtatgtactgtactccgtagatgaTACCTGTGTAGTCATGATATTAGTTGCTTTTGCTTTATACATTGGGCACGCCCAGAGTTTCGCCAGATACTGTCTTCTGGCTCGGAgccctttttttttttttgcttttacttttatttgctttttttttctcttttcttttcttttcttttcttttcttttcttttcttttcttttcttttcttttcttttcttttccgcTCATGCTTTTGCATCCTCCTTGATGCTAGTTAGCCTTTAGTTAGCACGTTAGCTGGTGTTCCTCAAAACCCTGGACTGCATAATCATAACCCCACCACACTCACTCAAGCTCAATCACTGTCATTGTTTCTCATCAAACATAGGCAAAGCTcagctcttttcttccctGGAAATACCACTTTGACCCGTGGAATTCGGTTCTCATTTTTGCTCTACCTGATCCTGAGAGCGGCGCAGGCGTCTCGCAAGTACCTCATTCTTTGACCGTTCCTccaaagcaaagcaaagcaaagcaaagcaaagcaaagcaaagacAAGCGTCTCAGCCAAAAACACACCGAGAAATTTCCCCGCCTAGGTCCATCCCTCCCAGACTCTCATTTTAGCCATGGCCGACGTTCCGCTCGTTGTTATCTCAGAATTCGCGCAGTCAGAGCGCCGCATTACACCGTCATGGTCCATCTCCCAActcaagggcaagcttgagactgTCACTGGTGTTCCGCCCTCTTGCCAACGGCTCTCCCTCAAGCCCACAGCTGGCGCAGAGGCCATCGCTATCGAGGCGCCTAACGAGGACGACACCCACTTGTCCAACTTTCCCCTGGCCCCGTATGCAGAGCTTCATGTAAGTCAGAGTGCATCATNNNNNNNNNNNNNNNNNNNNNNNNNNNNNNNNNNNNNNNNNNNNNNNNNNNNNNNNNNNNNNNNNNNNNNNNNNNNNNNNNNNNNNNNNNNNNNNNNNNNNNNNNNNNNNNNNNNNNNNNNNNNNNNNNNNNNNNNNNNNNNNNNNNNNNNNNNNNNNNNNNNNNNNNNNNNNNNNNNNNNNNNNNNNNNNNNNNNNNNNNNNNNNNNNNNNNNNNNNNNNNNNNNNNNNNNNNNNNNNNNNNNNNNNNNNNNNNNNNNNNNNNNNNNNNNNNNNNNNNNNNNNNNNNNNNNNNNNNNNNNNNNNNNNNNNNNNNNNNNNNNNNNNNNNNNNNNNNNNNNNNNNNNNNNNNNNNNNNNNNNNNNNNNNNNNNNNNNNNNNNNNNNNNNNNNNNNNNNNNNNNNNNNNNNNNNNNNNNNNNNNNNNNNNNNNNNNNNNNNNNNNNNNNNNNNNNNNNNNNNNNNNNNNNNNNNNNNNNNNNNNNNNNNNNNNNNNNNNNNNNNNNNNNNNNNNNNNNNNNNNNNNNNNNNNNNNNNNNNNNNNNNNNNNNNNNNNNNNNNNNNNNNNNNNNNNNNNNNNNNNNNNNNNNNNNNNNNNNNNNNNNNNNNNNNNNNNNNNNNNNNNNNNNNNNNNNNNNNNNNNNNNNNNNNNNNNNNNNNNNNNNNNNNNNNNNNNNNNNNNNNNNNNNNNNNNNNNNNNNNNNNNNNNNNNNNNNNNNNNNNNNNNNNNNNNNNNNNNNNNNNNNNNNNNNNNNNNNNNNNNNNNNNNNNNNNNNNNNNNNNNNNNNNNNNNNNCATCCAGTA
This genomic interval from Fusarium verticillioides 7600 chromosome 1, whole genome shotgun sequence contains the following:
- a CDS encoding hypothetical protein (At least one base has a quality score < 10), which produces MADVPLVVISEFAQSERRITPSWSISQLKGKLETVTGVPPSCQRLSLKPTAGAEAIAIEAPNEDDTHLSNFPLAPYAELHYVGESKEIPGGLGSWVGVQFDEPVGKNDGSIAGTRYWGEPSELKHGVFVRPERVEVGDFPALDDLEDMEEI